DNA sequence from the Prolixibacter sp. SD074 genome:
GGGTTTCCGGCCCGAGATAATTTCATAAAGCAGGAACAACACGTGGCCCCCGTCAAGCGCCGGAATGGGCAAAATATTCATTACCGCCAGAATGATTGACAAGAAAGCTGTCAGGTTCCAGAAGGACTGCCAGTCCCAAATGCTGGGGAAAATATTTCCAATAGCGATAAATCCGCCCAACGATTCATAAGCTTTCGTTTCGGGCTGAAACAACAGTTTAAATTGTTTTAGATAATTATCAACGGTGTTGAAACCTTTCGTTACACCGGCCGGGATGGATTGCCAGAATCCATAGGTAAGCGTTTTGAACTTGAACTCATTCCGAAGTCCGCCCATATTGTACTGTACCCCCATCATTCCGTCGTCGCCAACTGCAACCGGCAATGTTTTGGTTTCGCCGTTTCGCTCGATGGTCACATCCACCGTTTTACCCTTTGCACCTTTAAGTGCCTTAACAAACTGGTCATTGAAAGTAAAGTGCTGACCATTGATGGCCAAAACCTTATCACCGATATTCATACCGGCATCGCGTGCCGGTGAGTTTTTTTGAAAGCCGGTCACATCAAGAGAAAAAGGAATACGAATCCCCAGTACATTTTTCGTTTTCAGCAATCGGGCGATATCTTCCTGGGTGATCGGAATTTTTACATCTTTTCCGTCTCGCTCCACATTCACATAACTGGCCTTTTCGAGCACAATGGTTGGAACGATTTTCGAGAAATCAGCGACCTCTTTGCCATCTACATTCAGAATTTTATCGCCGTTTTGGAAGCCAATATCACGGCCCGCTTCATTGGTCACTATTCCATACTTCACACTGGCAGTAGGCAGGTATTGGTCACCCCAGGTGAAGAGCACCATTGCATACAGGAAAAGTGCAAAAATGAGATTAAACAACACACCGCCAATCATGATTAAGAGACGCTGCCATGCCGGTTTCGCCCGGAATTCCCAGGGCTGCGGTGGTTGTTTCATCTGCTCTTTGTCCATCGACTCATCGATCATGCCCGAGATTTTCACGTAACCGCCCAGCGGCAGCCAGCCGACGCCGTACTCGGTTTCGCCTTTCTTAAATTTAAAGAGCGAAAACCACGGATCGAAGAAGAGATAGAATTTTTCAACCCGGCACTTGAAGAGCTTGGCGAAAACAAAGTGTCCAAACTCGTGAAGGACAACCAGAATTGAAAGGCTCAGGATAAGCTGAGCCGCCTTGACCAAAACAACCATAGTATCTTTATCGAATCGTTTTTAACTATTTTCATTAACCAATAAGATGGCCCTTTCGCGAGCTTCCCGATCGGTTTCAACATAATCTTCGTACGAAGGTTCATTAACCAACGGAGTTTTCATCATAACAGCCTCATTGATACAAGCCATCTCGGTAAAAGCGATTTTTCTTTCCAGGAAGGCTTTTACGGCTATTTCATTGGATGCATTGAGCGAACAGGCAATATTTCCACCCTGATGCAAAGCCTCATACGAAAGTGCAAGATTACGAAAATTTTCGGTTTCGGGTGAATCGAATGTCAGCGTAGGGTAATCGGAGAACCGGAAGCGCGGGAAATCGCTGGCTAACCTTTCGGGATACGCCAATGCATACTGAATGGGTACCCGCATATCGGGCATGCCGAGCTGCGCTTTCAATGCACCGTCCTGAAACTGGACCAGTGAATGAACAATACTCTGCGGATGCACCACCACGTCGATTTGTTCCGGCTTTAAACCAAACAGCCATTTCGCTTCAATCACTTCGAAGCCTTTGTTCATCAACGAGGCTGAATCGATGGTAATTTTCGCGCCCATGTCCCAGCTCGGGTGCTTCAGCGCGTCTTCCGGTGTAACCACCCGAAGTTCTTTCGCTGTCCTTCCGTGGAACGGACCGCCCGAACAGGTGAGAATGACTTTCTCGATGGGGTTCATGAACTCGCCGGCCAGGCATTGAAAAATGGCCGAGTGTTCCGAATCCACCGGAAGGATATCCACCTTCTTTTCGTTGGCCAGCCGCATAATCAACTCACCGGCAACCACCATCGTTTCCTTGTTCGCCAGCGCAATGGTTTTACCGGCATTAATGGCGTTGATGGTCGGTAACAAGCCCGAGTATCCCACCATCGCCGTCAGCACCACATCAACAGAACCCATCGACACCACCTGCGCTACGGCACTGGCACCGGCATAAACTTTAATCGGTTCCGAAGCCAGCGCATCGCGGACTTCGTCGTATTTATCTTCGTTGGCAATAACCACAACATTGGGCCTGAACAGACGTGCCTGCGCAATCAACAACTGTGTGTTGTTGTTGGCCGTCAGTACCTCCACAGTAAACCGGCCGGGATTTTTCTCAATCACCTCCAGCGCCTGTGTTCCGATGGAACCCGTTGAACCCAGTATGGCAATATTTTTCATGATGTCTAGCCTAAAAATTGATGTAATCTTCGGGGTTCAAAGGTACACCCGATTGCCACATTTCAAAATGAAGATGAGGCCCGGTTGTTTCCATTCCGGTATTTCCCATAATGGCAATGGCTTCGCCGGCTCTCACCTTATCGCCGGCCTTTTTCAGCAACTCCGAATTGTGCTTGTAGAATGTCACCAGATTATGCTCGTGCTGAACCTCAAGCACATATCCGGTTTGCATGGTCCATCCGGTAAATACCACTGTTCCGTCGAGCACCGATGAAATACGGGTATTCTTTTTCGCCACCACATCGACACCGAAGTGGCCACCGGCCGCATCGAAGTGATTGGTGATAACCCCGTTGTTGACAGGAGGGAAGAACAGTAGCTCCGAAATGCCCCGTGTATGGGCGGGAGCGTTATTATTCAGAGAGAGGTTAAATTGCTCGCGCGACAGTTGTTCCTGGAAGAGGCTGTCGTGGTTGTATTTTTTGAAATGAACCTGGTCGAGCCGGACAATGGTATCGGGCGAAGTGGTTTCATCCGGGGGTGTTTCGCCGGCCAGCAACATGCGGATATCGCGGAAATAGCGATCGCGCACAGCCAGTTCGCTTTCCAGCGAATCAACCATCAGGGCGTTTTCCACAATGGTTTGACGCATTTCGCCGGTAGGATAACCGGGGATGTATTCCCGCAACGGCGTAAAAGCAATAAGTAAAATAACACCCACAATCAGTACAATCACCACCGAGGCAACTAACATAAACAACGACTGAGGTGTAAACCGGAACTGCCCAAGTGTATGCAGGTTCTGGTCGTTAAAGACCACCATCCGCAAGGGATTCTTCATTTTATAGCGAAGGCGCTTCTTCTGGTTTTCCGTAATCATTCGGTCCTGTTTTCTCTGGTTGCCAAAGTTAATAAGAAAAAGGAGAAATTTTTTATTCGCGGTTACCGCTTCATCGTCAATATACAACACCGGGAAGTACGGCAAGCAGCTATGTTTTTTCACAAAATTATTTGGAAGGAGGCAAAAACTCATCTATATTTGCAACCGCGTTTGAGAAACATACTCAACGCCTACATTGCGGGATAGAGCAGTTGGTAGCTCGTCGGGCTCATAACCCGGAGGTCACTGGTTCGAGTCCAGTTCCCGCTACAAAAGAGAAACCCGAAGTCATTGGCTTCGGGTTTTTTGTTAAAAAAATAATCTTAATGGTTTTTGACAAAATCATAAAAATCATTTACATCAACACCAAGAGTGCGTAAATTACTTTTGATTATAAAAGGAGGTATGGGATCAATATGTGTTTGTAAAACAATTGGTCTTGGAAGATTCTTGCGTGACCACACTTCGTGCCCACCTTTGGTTCGAATAACTCTTAGGCCCTTATAAGTTAAATAATCGCGGAATAATCGTAATGGAATATTTCGTATTGATTTAGTCATCAAAAATTATACAGCCATCGGGAGATCTATAATTTCATCAGTTTTAGAGTAGTTATGCTCATTGAATATTCTGTTGAAATTCTCGTTATTCTCCAGCAAATAACTCATAGATGGCGGTATCATTTTCTGGCGCTTGTGTCTAGGGATATACCATCCCATACGCTTTAATTCACTTTCGAATGTCCCCTTATGTAAGGTATAATTAAAAAATTCGGCAAGTGAGACTCTAAACGATGCTTCTGCTTCTTCGTTATTGTTCCCGTATCCATATACTTCTACCGCCGGACAGTAAATTATATTTACGCCATCCTCTTCAAACCGAATCAGCGACAGCTTAATCTTAAGCGTACCATGTTCAGTATTCAATATTCCGGTAAAACCACCATTAGGATTCATAATGTCAATTAATTGTTGTTCTGTAACCTAGTACGACAAACGTACAAAATCAATAACAAATGAAGTGTACAAAATTATTACTTTCTTATGACTAAAGTAGTAATTTTATTTATTTCTCATACCATACACATTTTTCCATGACTAGCTAATAACCATTGAGTTTTCGCATTTGAGTACATAAGTCCAACTATGGTTTTCTACATTATTCATGTTGATCCGTACACTATTTCAAATTTACTTGAGCAGAGAAAACACTTTTACTGAGAATCCCGATCATATAATTTTGTATATTTCATTATCTTATCTCCCTCTCTAAACATTTCCCCTTTTCCAACCCTTTACTATATTTACATTTCAAATTCATCGAAAATTCAGATATGAACTGGAAACATCTTGCGCGCGGAAGGTTTCTGCTGCTCATTCTTTCGCTCACTCTTCTCCTTTCGTCCTGCCAGGAGAAAACCGTTAATCTCGAATTCATCGAAACCAGCGATGTACACGGCTCTCTCTTCCCGTGGAATTTCCTCACCGATACGACAGCCAATCATTCCCTGGCATCGGTTTATTCCTACGTGAAAGCCGAACGGGCGAAACCCGATCAGGACGTGGTGTTGCTCGATAACGGTGACATTCTGCAGGGAGATCCCGACGTTTACTTCTCGAATTTCCTGCAGCCCGACAGCACGAACATCGTGGCACGGGTCTACAATTTTATGAAGTACGACGCGGCCACCCCGGGCAACCACGACATCGAAGCCGGACATGCCGTGTACGACAAGGTGCACAGCGAAATGCACATGCCATGGCTGGCGGCTAACGCCGTCTGCACCGACAACGGGAAACCGTATTTCCAACCTTATACCATCATAGAGAAAGAGGGCGTGAAGATTGCCGTACTGGGAATGATTACGCCGCACATTCCGTACTGGCTTCCGGAGAAAATCTGGAAAGGGATGGAGTTCCACGACATAATTGAAACCGCCCGCAAATGGGTGAAGATTATACAGGAAAAAGAGCATCCCGACGTAATGATAGGCCTGTTCCATTCGGGCGTCGATTATACCTATGGCGGCACCACCGCAAAGACGTACAAAAACGAAAATGCATCAGCACTGGTGGCAGAACAGGTTCCCGGTTTCGACATCGTGTTTGCCGGTCACGATCACCGCGAATGGAATAAATGGGTCACCAATACCGACGGCAAGAAAGTACTCATCATGGGGCCTCAGGCTCATGCACGGGAGTTTCCGGTCGCCAAAATGAAGCTGATCTACGACCGCTCCAGTAAATCATGGAAGAAGGAAATCACTTCGGAAGTGAAGCACTCCAAAAACTACCAGCCCGATCCGGAATACATGGCGCACTTTAAGCCGTTTGTAAACGAGGTAAAAAAGTGGGTGAACCAGCCGGTAGCCAAACTCACCGCCGGCATCGATACCCGCGATGCCTTCTTCGGCAGCTCCAGTTTTATGGGACTCATTCACCACGTGCAACTGGTACAAAGCGGCGCTGACATTTCCCTTTCGGCACCTACCATTTACAACACGCAGTTGAAAAAAGGCGAGCTGTACGTCCGCGACATGTTCCGGCTATACAAATACGAGAACCTCCTCTACACGATGAAACTTTCCGGAAAGGAAATCAAAGGATTTCTCGAATATTCGTATGCCGGCTGGTTCAATACAATAAAAAGTCCGGATGACCACCTCATCAAATTCCGCAAGGATAAAGATGGAAATTTGATGGAGAACAGAGGAAACAACACGTATTCGCTGGCCAGGCCGTATTTCAATTTCGATTCGGCAGGCGGCATCAGGTACACCGTCGACGTGCGCAAACCTGCAGGTCACCGCGTGCACATCATCTCCATGTCGGATGGAACGCCCTTCCGGAAAAACCAAGTTTATAAAGTGGCCGTGAATTCCTACCGGGGAAACGGCGGCGGCGGCCACCTCGAAGAAGGCGCCGGCATTCTGCATAACGAGCTGAATGCGCGGCGCATCAGCACCACCGAAAAGGACTTGCGCTTTTACATGATGAAATGGCTGGAGAAACAGGGGACCTACACGCCCAAGAATCCGAACAACTGGAAAGTGATTCCGCAAGCATGGGAGAAAAAAGCCCGCGCCACCGATGAACCGATGATGTTTGGCAAGGGTAATGACGAGTAATTGGTACCCTACCGGGAAAATATAATCGAAGAGGCTGTCTTTTTAAAGGCAGCCTTTTTTGTAATTTAATTCAGCCTATAGGGGTTGGGGGAAAATTGCAGTACGCCAACCCCCAAATTAATTGGGGGAGAGGAATATTCATCCGGCCTTCGCCGGAAGGTTACACTCAGCATCTAGTACGTTGGTTTCCCGTTAGGGTAAAATCATTCTTCACCTCCGGTGGAACCGGAGGAGCAGCGACCTTTACTAAAAAGCAACTCCAAAGGAGTTGAATATTCTTAAAATAGATACTTCTCGTCGAACGTAACCCCGTTCTCATTCAAAAGCTTGACGTATTCCTCCCGAAAATCCGTTTTTTTATGATGCTCTTGTTGATTCATCACATATTTTATGGTGGCGTCCTTTTCCCTCAAGGATATGGTAAAGGCTCCGTATCCCTCAGCCCAGCCCTTAAATTGAGGATAGAGTTTCTCTCTTTTTATCCAAAGCGAAGTAGAAACCTTTATTTCCCGGACTAAGTCGGCCAATGCTACTGATGGATGAAGATAACAGACCAGATGTACATGATCCGAAACCGCATTAATTCGATAAAGTTTGCATTTCTTGTTCTTCAAAATACCCCATATGTACCGTAATAACTTATCGTTTCCGGAGTAATGAAGCACTTTCTGGTTATTCTTGGTCCGGAATGTAACATGATAGAGGATTTGGTGGTAACTGGCCATTTGGTAAAGTTTTAAAGTTAGTGAGAGTAAAAAATTCTTTGGGTAAATAAGTTACGAAGATTTTCAGTAAATTATTCAACCCGCTGCGGGGTTGGGGGAAATTGTGGTACGCCAACCCCCAAATTAATTGGGGGAGAGGAATATTCATCCGGCCTTCGCCGGAAGGTTACACTGATTTGGGATTTAGCCATGATGCACCCTTATCCCGGTCTCCAGGGCATGAAAAAAACGCGGACGGATTTTGTTCCCCGGGGGGTCAGTGATAGAAATACGTGTGTATTTTTGACAAAAACGTCTATTCACGAACCCGCTTCAGGCCCACCGAGATGAGTTTCAGGATACCAAACAGGATGACCAGCGCAAAGATGATGGCTGCACCGGAAGGGATATTGAAGGAATAGGAAAAAAGTAGTCCGCCCATGGAGCCGATAAAGGCAAATATCACCGACAGAATCATCATGGTACCGAAGTCCCGGGTGAAGATATTGGAAATGGCCTGTGGAATGGTCAGTAGCGACATCACCAGGATGATTCCCACTACGCGAATATTCATCACGATAGTTAGCGCCACCAAACTAATCAGCACCAGGTTGAACAACCGCACCGGCGCATTATTGGTCAGGGCAAACTCTTCGTCGAACGATACAAACAAAATCATCCGGAAGAAGGTGATGAAAAAGCCAATTACGACCAGCGCTATGAGTCCCATAAAAAGAAGGTTGGCGTGCGAAACCGTCAGGATATTCCCGAAAAGGTAACTCATCAGGTTGGGTGCGTAACCCGGCGTGAGGTACACGAAAATAATTCCGATGGCCATCCCGAACGCCCATAACATGGCAATGGCCGAATCTTCGCGCACATCTGCTTTGCGGGTAAAGAACTCGATGCCCAGCGCCGAAAGCACGCCAAACACCAGCGCGCCCAGAATTGGGTTGATGCCCAGGAAATACCCCAGCCCAATGCCGCCAAATGAGGCATGTGTAATACCGCCACTAATGAAAACAATGCGTCGCGAAACAATATAAGTTCCCACCAGGCCACAGGTAATGCTTGCCAGGAGCGCCGCCCAAAAGGCATTCTGGAAAAATCCAAAGTGAAAAATTGAGATCAGGTTTTCCATTAGTGATCGTGTTGCATGAGAACGGTGTGCGGTATTGGTCCGTGCGAGATAATCTGAATCGGACATTCGTATGCCGCCAGTTGTTCGGTTGATATTTTATTCGATGGGTGATAATGCAGCGTACGGTTCACACAGGCTATGGTTTTTACGTACTGAGTAATCGTGCCCACATCGTGCGAGACCAGCAAAATGGCCATATCCTTATTCAGGATACGCAACCGTTCGTACAGTTCGCGCTCAAACTGGTTATCCACGTACGTATTGGGTTCGTCGAGAATCAGCAACCGGGGCCGGTTCACCAGCGCACGACACAACAACACCCGCTGCAATTGTCCGCCCGACAATTCGCCCACTGCTTTTTTTCGCAAAGCAAAAATCCCCATCTCTTCCAGCAAATATGTCGCCTGTTCGTTTTCCTCGCGGGAATAACGTCCTGTTAACCGCTTGCGCGACATCAGCCCGCTCCGAACTACATCAAATACGGTGATGGGGAATTTCTTATCGATCCGGTTCACCTGTGGCAGGTAACCAATCTGATGATGGTCGCCCTCCCGCATCGACTCGTTAAAAACGATTTCGCCCTTGATGGGTGGCAACAACCCCAGCAATGTTTTCAGCAGGGTAGTTTTTCCGCCACCATTGGGTCCAATCACCCCGATAAAATCTTCGGGATAAACAGTCAGGTTCACATCGCTAAGCACGATTTGCTTGTCGTAACCTGCCGACATATTGCGTATTTCGAAGAGACTTTCCATGTATATTTGTTTCCGTTTCAACCGCTGAGGAATTGTTCCGTCAGTAAGAAATGAAATTAGCAATTAAACAGTGAAGTAACAACCCTGCCCAGGAGTGGTTCACCAAAGACTGTCGAACAATTTGGCCGCGATAGAGAGTGTTTCTTTCGGCCAGTCTTCATCCAGCGGGTCGATTTGCACCACATCGGCGTGAATTTCCTTTGCAATCGTTTCGGCATCCGCTTTATCAAACTGTTTCTGAATCAGGATTAGCTTGATGTGTTGTTTGCGCGCCTGTTCCACAATTTCCTCCATGTGCTTTGGCGACGGCGACTTCCCTTCGAATTCGATGGATTCCTGAATCAGTCCGTAATCGCGCGCCAAATAGCCCAGCGAGGGGTGGAAAATCAGGAACCGCTTTCCTTTGAGGAGATTCAGTTTCAAACTCACCTCGCGATCGACACGCGCAATTTCGTCAAATAGTTTCTGCAAATTTTGGTAGTAATACTCCTGGTTACCCGGATCGATGGCCACCATTCCTTCAAAAATGTTGATGGCAATTTGTTTGGCCTGCTTTGGCGAAGTCCAGATATGGGGATCGACTCCTTCGTGATGGGCGTGATCTCCATGCTGCAGCGTATCGCCTTTAATCAGGTCAATACCGGTATCGGTGAAAAACACTTCCATGTTGGGATTCGATTCGCGAATACGCTTTAACCACGCATTTTCAAACCCAAGATGACCAACAGCAAAGTAAGCCGCCGCATTTGATAATTTCTGCATTTGCCGGGGATTGGGCGCATAGGTAGCCGGACTGGCGCCCGGTGGTACCATTACCTCAACGGGAAACCGGTCGCCGATAATTTTTTTGGCAAAATACTTTATTGGCAGGATGCTAACAAAAACAGCGGAAGAATCCGACTGAGCATCCGCAGATGATTTGTGTGAACGGTTGGAACAGGAACCGAATAAGAGTGACACAATGGTCAGTAAAATCAAAATTTTCTTCATGCAGAAATGCTACTTCAGTTTAAGGGGTTTCACTTTAATTTTTTTTGGCGGGACCGGGTCGAAACCATGTGTCCCCCAGGGATGGCAATGCAGAATGCGGCGGGATCCCAAATATAAACCTTTAATAGGCCCGTGAATTTCCAGCGCCTTTATCGCATACTCCGAACACGTTGGAATATGGCGGCAGGAAGCCGGCGTCATTGGCGAAATGAAATACCGGTAGAAATACACCGGAATTTTCAAAATCCAGATGAAAATTTTACGAAGCCACTTTCCCATCACTCAAAATCCCTGTACAGTAAACTTGGTTGTATCCCCTGATTCAATTGATATTTTCCACGTTGGTAGCGTTCGAATTCCCCGTCGATGGTGTGGTAATAAATCTGGCAGATTTCCACCCCTGCGTAAATACGAACCGGCTGGACACAAAATATTTCCAATGTCCAGTAACCACTAAATCCCACATCGCCGAAGCCGGCCGTTACATGAATAAACAATCCCAGTCGTCCGACTGATGAACGTCCTTCCAGCATCGGGACATAGTCCTCGGTGCGGGTATATTCCAGGGTACGCCCCAGATAAAGTTTATCCGGTCCCAGGGTCAGGCCTTCCGGTGGAATTTCCATCTCGCTCACCTTGTTCGGGCTCTTCATGTCGAGCACATCCTCATCGTACACCAGCAGTTGGTTATGCAAACGAAGATTGTAACTATTCGGATTTAACTGCCCGGGCCGGAAAGGATCGATAAAGATCTTCCGGTTCAGCTGCTTTTCAATTTCCTTTCCCGACAGGATCATCGTGCGATGGTTATTTCCATGAGATTCAAGTTGTAAAATTACTTTTTTTAGTACGACTGCCGAAATTTTTACAGGGAAATTCGGAGAACCATATCCAAAATATAGTGCATCAGGCCATTTTCGGGAAGCTGATGATTTTTCTGATGGCTGAACCAACCGGATAAAAAGATGTTTATTCAACCAAACGTAATATGCCTTATGGGAAAATCAACTGATTACATAAAATACGACGACGAGCTATTCCAGGTAGCCCTTCTGAAAAATGACGAAATTGCACCGGGTGTTTATGTCCTCTCATTGCCCCGACTGCATGATTTCAAAGCGGGACAAGTAGTGAAAATCGGTCTGCCGGAAGGCGAGCCGCCCCGCATGTACAGCATTTGTAGTGGCGAAAAAGAAGACGAACTGAAAATCCTGTTCAACGTAAAAGGCGGAGGCTGGCTCACGCCACGCCTGGCCAAGTTACAACCGGGCGATCCCATGCTCATTTCGGAACCAATGGGCGAATTCACCGGCGATGATGAACCCGCCTGGTGGATAGCATCCGGAACCGGAATTGCTCCATTCTACAGCATGTTCAAATCGGGCTTAGGCAAAAACAAAACGGTTGTCCATGGCAGTCGCTACCTGCAGAATTTCTATTTCGAAAATGAATTTCTGCCCGAGCTGAAGGACCAGTACATTCGTTGCTGTTCGCAGGAAAAAGGAGGTGATGTGTACCACGGTCGGCTCACGCATTTTCTGGAAGGCAGGGATAATTTACCAAAAGACGAGAAATTCTACCTCTGCGGAAGCCCGGAAATGGTAGTTGAAACCCGTGATTTACTCATCCGGAAAGGCATTCCTTACGGGAATATTGTGGCCGAAATCTATCTTTAATGAGCAATTTACCAGCATCGTTCGCGAAGCGATTCACAATGACTATCTTTGCAGCAGCTAACGGAGAAACAGAAACGTTGGGCTAAACAGAGGAGCAGCATGGAGAAGGAAAGATTATTCGGGAAAACCCTGGACGAACTGAAAACAGTAGCAGCACAGGTTGGCTTGCCCAAATTCGCGGCAAAGCAGATGGCCGATTGGCTGTACAAGAAAGAGATTCGTTCCATCGACCAGATGACCAACCTGTCGGCGAAGGGAAGGGAAGCGCTGAAAGAATACTACGAATTTGGGCTGACCGGACCGACCAAAGTACAGGCCAGCATCGACGGGACGAAAAAATATCTTTTCCCTACCGATCATGCAAAATTCATCGAAACGGCGATGATTCCCGATGATGACCGCAAAACCGTGTGTGTATCATCGCAGGTAGGTT
Encoded proteins:
- the rseP gene encoding RIP metalloprotease RseP, which translates into the protein MVVLVKAAQLILSLSILVVLHEFGHFVFAKLFKCRVEKFYLFFDPWFSLFKFKKGETEYGVGWLPLGGYVKISGMIDESMDKEQMKQPPQPWEFRAKPAWQRLLIMIGGVLFNLIFALFLYAMVLFTWGDQYLPTASVKYGIVTNEAGRDIGFQNGDKILNVDGKEVADFSKIVPTIVLEKASYVNVERDGKDVKIPITQEDIARLLKTKNVLGIRIPFSLDVTGFQKNSPARDAGMNIGDKVLAINGQHFTFNDQFVKALKGAKGKTVDVTIERNGETKTLPVAVGDDGMMGVQYNMGGLRNEFKFKTLTYGFWQSIPAGVTKGFNTVDNYLKQFKLLFQPETKAYESLGGFIAIGNIFPSIWDWQSFWNLTAFLSIILAVMNILPIPALDGGHVLFLLYEIISGRKPSDKFLEYAQIAGMVILFALLIFANGNDIIKLFKG
- a CDS encoding 1-deoxy-D-xylulose-5-phosphate reductoisomerase yields the protein MKNIAILGSTGSIGTQALEVIEKNPGRFTVEVLTANNNTQLLIAQARLFRPNVVVIANEDKYDEVRDALASEPIKVYAGASAVAQVVSMGSVDVVLTAMVGYSGLLPTINAINAGKTIALANKETMVVAGELIMRLANEKKVDILPVDSEHSAIFQCLAGEFMNPIEKVILTCSGGPFHGRTAKELRVVTPEDALKHPSWDMGAKITIDSASLMNKGFEVIEAKWLFGLKPEQIDVVVHPQSIVHSLVQFQDGALKAQLGMPDMRVPIQYALAYPERLASDFPRFRFSDYPTLTFDSPETENFRNLALSYEALHQGGNIACSLNASNEIAVKAFLERKIAFTEMACINEAVMMKTPLVNEPSYEDYVETDREARERAILLVNENS
- a CDS encoding M23 family metallopeptidase gives rise to the protein MITENQKKRLRYKMKNPLRMVVFNDQNLHTLGQFRFTPQSLFMLVASVVIVLIVGVILLIAFTPLREYIPGYPTGEMRQTIVENALMVDSLESELAVRDRYFRDIRMLLAGETPPDETTSPDTIVRLDQVHFKKYNHDSLFQEQLSREQFNLSLNNNAPAHTRGISELLFFPPVNNGVITNHFDAAGGHFGVDVVAKKNTRISSVLDGTVVFTGWTMQTGYVLEVQHEHNLVTFYKHNSELLKKAGDKVRAGEAIAIMGNTGMETTGPHLHFEMWQSGVPLNPEDYINF
- a CDS encoding bifunctional UDP-sugar hydrolase/5'-nucleotidase; translation: MNWKHLARGRFLLLILSLTLLLSSCQEKTVNLEFIETSDVHGSLFPWNFLTDTTANHSLASVYSYVKAERAKPDQDVVLLDNGDILQGDPDVYFSNFLQPDSTNIVARVYNFMKYDAATPGNHDIEAGHAVYDKVHSEMHMPWLAANAVCTDNGKPYFQPYTIIEKEGVKIAVLGMITPHIPYWLPEKIWKGMEFHDIIETARKWVKIIQEKEHPDVMIGLFHSGVDYTYGGTTAKTYKNENASALVAEQVPGFDIVFAGHDHREWNKWVTNTDGKKVLIMGPQAHAREFPVAKMKLIYDRSSKSWKKEITSEVKHSKNYQPDPEYMAHFKPFVNEVKKWVNQPVAKLTAGIDTRDAFFGSSSFMGLIHHVQLVQSGADISLSAPTIYNTQLKKGELYVRDMFRLYKYENLLYTMKLSGKEIKGFLEYSYAGWFNTIKSPDDHLIKFRKDKDGNLMENRGNNTYSLARPYFNFDSAGGIRYTVDVRKPAGHRVHIISMSDGTPFRKNQVYKVAVNSYRGNGGGGHLEEGAGILHNELNARRISTTEKDLRFYMMKWLEKQGTYTPKNPNNWKVIPQAWEKKARATDEPMMFGKGNDE
- the tnpA gene encoding IS200/IS605 family transposase, with translation MASYHQILYHVTFRTKNNQKVLHYSGNDKLLRYIWGILKNKKCKLYRINAVSDHVHLVCYLHPSVALADLVREIKVSTSLWIKREKLYPQFKGWAEGYGAFTISLREKDATIKYVMNQQEHHKKTDFREEYVKLLNENGVTFDEKYLF
- a CDS encoding metal ABC transporter permease, which codes for MENLISIFHFGFFQNAFWAALLASITCGLVGTYIVSRRIVFISGGITHASFGGIGLGYFLGINPILGALVFGVLSALGIEFFTRKADVREDSAIAMLWAFGMAIGIIFVYLTPGYAPNLMSYLFGNILTVSHANLLFMGLIALVVIGFFITFFRMILFVSFDEEFALTNNAPVRLFNLVLISLVALTIVMNIRVVGIILVMSLLTIPQAISNIFTRDFGTMMILSVIFAFIGSMGGLLFSYSFNIPSGAAIIFALVILFGILKLISVGLKRVRE
- a CDS encoding metal ABC transporter ATP-binding protein, with translation MESLFEIRNMSAGYDKQIVLSDVNLTVYPEDFIGVIGPNGGGKTTLLKTLLGLLPPIKGEIVFNESMREGDHHQIGYLPQVNRIDKKFPITVFDVVRSGLMSRKRLTGRYSREENEQATYLLEEMGIFALRKKAVGELSGGQLQRVLLCRALVNRPRLLILDEPNTYVDNQFERELYERLRILNKDMAILLVSHDVGTITQYVKTIACVNRTLHYHPSNKISTEQLAAYECPIQIISHGPIPHTVLMQHDH
- a CDS encoding metal ABC transporter solute-binding protein, Zn/Mn family, with the protein product MKKILILLTIVSLLFGSCSNRSHKSSADAQSDSSAVFVSILPIKYFAKKIIGDRFPVEVMVPPGASPATYAPNPRQMQKLSNAAAYFAVGHLGFENAWLKRIRESNPNMEVFFTDTGIDLIKGDTLQHGDHAHHEGVDPHIWTSPKQAKQIAINIFEGMVAIDPGNQEYYYQNLQKLFDEIARVDREVSLKLNLLKGKRFLIFHPSLGYLARDYGLIQESIEFEGKSPSPKHMEEIVEQARKQHIKLILIQKQFDKADAETIAKEIHADVVQIDPLDEDWPKETLSIAAKLFDSLW
- the yidD gene encoding membrane protein insertion efficiency factor YidD, translated to MGKWLRKIFIWILKIPVYFYRYFISPMTPASCRHIPTCSEYAIKALEIHGPIKGLYLGSRRILHCHPWGTHGFDPVPPKKIKVKPLKLK
- the dcd gene encoding dCTP deaminase codes for the protein MNKHLFIRLVQPSEKSSASRKWPDALYFGYGSPNFPVKISAVVLKKVILQLESHGNNHRTMILSGKEIEKQLNRKIFIDPFRPGQLNPNSYNLRLHNQLLVYDEDVLDMKSPNKVSEMEIPPEGLTLGPDKLYLGRTLEYTRTEDYVPMLEGRSSVGRLGLFIHVTAGFGDVGFSGYWTLEIFCVQPVRIYAGVEICQIYYHTIDGEFERYQRGKYQLNQGIQPSLLYRDFE